One segment of Glandiceps talaboti chromosome 21, keGlaTala1.1, whole genome shotgun sequence DNA contains the following:
- the LOC144451643 gene encoding uncharacterized protein LOC144451643, protein MDERNVGRLNATVSNVEPQERVKKSEYKNEKNIAWFCLLVIYLSTPQRKSWKNILKGLDLHHSRLAGRRINVEFTIPGSGKSLKRKNVVLQKKTFWKNEWTNKKAGKFNKQQKKGRGRR, encoded by the exons GTATCTAATGTCGAACCACAAGAGAGGGTAAAGAAAAGtgaatacaaaaatgaaaaaaacatcgCATGGTTTTGTTTGTTGGTAATTTACCTTTCAACACCACAAAGGAAGAGTTGGAAGAACATTTTA AAAGGACTGGACTTGCATCACTCTCGACTTGCTGGTAGGAGAATTAATGTGGAATTCACTATTCCTGGAAGTGGAAAAAGtctgaaaagaaaaaatgtcgtccttcaaaaaaaaacattttggaaGAATGAATGGACTAACAAAAAAGCTGGAAAATTtaacaaacaacaaaagaaaGGCAGAGGAAGGAGGTGA